The Trichomycterus rosablanca isolate fTriRos1 chromosome 17, fTriRos1.hap1, whole genome shotgun sequence DNA segment GACATTATTAAAATGACAAAACCTGAAGATACATGTAATTAGCTAAAAGTCTgattaaatttaataaaagtggttttaataataaaataatttttagcaccttaacattattaattaacattattatgCAAACATTTTACCTGTTTTGAGCTCATCATGTTGGAGTTGAGCTGCTTATTGCCAGGGTGCCATCTGAGTTTGAGAGAGACTGTCCCTTCAGCACAGGATCTGCATTAAATATGAAATCCTCCATTAGactgtgcttttatttttaaagcaaaagatgtCTGTCATTTGCAAGCCtaagaaataaaatgtatggtattaattttattttcgaTTGTACTAAAATAGCAAACCACACTCTTCGACTCACAAAAATAAGGGTGTTCCATGGCCTCCTGGGCAGTAAGTCTCTGTTGATGGTCATAACGCAGCAGCTTATCCAGCAGATCCAGTGCCTCTGAGCTCACAAGATGCTGATTCTCAGGCTGAACAAAGTGCTCCCAACGCTTTCGCGTTTGCCTGGAGAGTttttaaaatggaaaataaGTGCTTAATTAGTACTGTTGTGGAGCCAATATTCAGCATTAATATATCAGAAtgcagaccttaacagtttcatataataatgttgttttttaactCTTCACTGGAATACTGATTTGAGAACAAGACCACAAAAACTGCTACTTTCTGTATTTTCATTAATAGTAGTATCTAATTTAATTTGAGGAATTTTGGAACCAACATCATGTCATTAGCATTAAAATAACTTAATCTAGAGAGATGATGAGCAATAACAACATTCATTACTGATAGAAGTAACCAAAACAGCAACTGAAGTATCAAATACCCGAACCAGAGCAGAAGCACCAAAAAGACCCAATGTTCAAGGCAGGTAGTTCTTTTGAAAGAATTTAATTTTAAGAGAATGCAGGTGCAAAACTGTTCCCTGTGTTCTTTCTTGAGCTCCAACTTGGAGCTCCAGgttgtttcatttaaaaaaaaaaaaacactgacagtTGTATCATCAAATGTGATTAAAGGAAATCAGCATTAGGTTGTCAAAATTCATTAACAATGTTTAGAGCGCTCAAATCCTGTgatttacagtatatttttaCACAGCAGCTCGTCTCTATAAAAGCCAATTTGACTgtcttaatgaaataaaaatcacaaaaataatACCCCATCAcccattaaaaaactaaattttacagaaaacaaattaacattataAACACATCCTTCAAATAAAACTTCTACACATTGAAATACACAGCTAATGTTTATTTGCTAAATTCTACTACACCCAGGAATAGAAAAATCTAGAGAAAATTTGTTAGGTACAAACATTAGACATTtacttaaaaattacatttgatAAGAAGATGcccaaataaatatatttacttatGAAAACAACTTACTGTCCAAGCAGGTCTTTAAAGCGTGTGTCCAAGTCAATGTGGTATTTATTAAGGTAGCTGTAAAGCTCTTCAGTTCCAAGAACTTTAGCAATACGGACCAGCTGAAACAAAACCAGGTTAAGATTTACTTGCTAATTCTAAACAAAACACTATATCCAgaaaggttttattgtcatgttctTACAACTCCTACCTGGTCATAATTGTCCTGGCCATGAAAAAATGGCTCTTTTTGGAAAATCATACTGGCCAGCATGCAGCCCAGGCTCCACATGTCTAAACTGTAATCATACATCTGCAAAGCGTTTTCaagaataaattatttttatttgtattattttgtacTTGATTAATGCAATTTAATAAACCCAGCAACATATACATTTCTGTAAAAACAGTGTACCTGATAGTCGACCAGTAGCTCTGGGCCCTTGTACGATCTTGATGCAACCCTTACATTATATTCTTGTGCAGGATGATAGAACTCAGCAAGACCCCAATCTATCAAGCGCaactaaaacacacagacagatacataaacttttagcattacaTTGTTTCAACAATGTAATAACTTAAATGATTGAAACACCTATCAGGCACCTTTCTCATTTGATGATCAATCATCACATTATGTGGCTTTACATCCCGATGCATGATACCCATGCTATGAGAGTAATTCAGAGCCTGCAAATTAAGCATAAACAGACAGCGCAGTTAAAAAGAAGTTTTGTTATTTTTGACACAGTCAGTTACATGGTTATTTAAACATATTGTAATAACCTTACTTTTAGAAGTTCATACAAGTAGAAACGAATATCAAAATCTGTTAATCTCTGGTAGAGAtcctaaaaaagtaaaaaaaaaaaaatgcatcagtaAGGCATGTTTAAATATTCAGGTAATTAATTGCTCACAACCTGTCAGCTGTTTGAAAATAACAAAAGGTGAAAATAACCACTGCAGCATATTTATGAATGATTTTGCTAATTATTAAGTTGCCTCTTACTTTACCACTTACCATTTTATTTGCTTTGAGATTTAAAAGGCCAGCTTTGCTTGTTAAGAcaacaaaaaagctttttatgttacaattaaataaaactgtagGTCACAGCATTGGCCATTTGCCAGTTTGACTATGTATTAACAAATGTGCATTTTACTTTCATATAACGCAAAAATAGGTACATGTAATGTGTGCTAATTATTATGAATTGGTTTTATTTGTGCTGGTAAAAGACAAAATACTGATTAACTTTTTAAGTAAGTTCTGATGATACCACAGGaccacaaacacagcagctgaCTTAGACTTAGTAACACAAAGCTCCATTGCCTTTAAACACTCAAGCAGTCAAAATGACCACAATGCCTATCCCTAATGCTGTCATACtggtaaaatgaaaaatatcCTGATTAAATCTACATTGCAACATTTACAGTTTTCACTCCACCTAACTCTTATACAAATTTAATAACAGTGTTGGTACCTTGAAATCTGTGTTATTGATGCACTCAAATACAAGAGCTGGTGTTCTAGACTGTAAGAGACAACAATCATTCATTAAAAATTCTGTCATCAAATGAATGATAAATAAAGAACAAACAACATGAGCCAAGTACAGTTTTAAAGTAATATGCATGAGCCATGCAATAAATGCCCATCCAATACATAGAAAAAAGATTTAAGATTACTCAGAATAAACTTTTAAAGAGAGCCTACCACTGGATCCTTTACTGTATCTACTAGGCGAATTATGTTGGTTCCTCCCCTTAAGTTCTCCAAAATTTTGATTTCACGCttgatcttcttcttcttgacAGGCTGCAGAGGTGAGAGCAGGGTAAGATAAAAGGCATGCGCAACAAGCAGTGTATGTGTGGTAGAAAACTACAAACCTTGAGTATTTTCACTACCACCCTGTCGTTGCTGTTAATATTAATAGCTTCAAATACTTCACTGTATTTGCCTCTTCCAAGTTTTCGCACAAGCTGATAATCATCTTGGttg contains these protein-coding regions:
- the csnk2a2a gene encoding casein kinase 2, alpha prime polypeptide a isoform X1, which translates into the protein MPAMPGPAASKARVYADVNTQKSKEYWDYEAHVPSWSNQDDYQLVRKLGRGKYSEVFEAININSNDRVVVKILKPVKKKKIKREIKILENLRGGTNIIRLVDTVKDPVSRTPALVFECINNTDFKDLYQRLTDFDIRFYLYELLKALNYSHSMGIMHRDVKPHNVMIDHQMRKLRLIDWGLAEFYHPAQEYNVRVASRSYKGPELLVDYQMYDYSLDMWSLGCMLASMIFQKEPFFHGQDNYDQLVRIAKVLGTEELYSYLNKYHIDLDTRFKDLLGQQTRKRWEHFVQPENQHLVSSEALDLLDKLLRYDHQQRLTAQEAMEHPYFYPVLKGQSLSNSDGTLAISSSTPT
- the csnk2a2a gene encoding casein kinase 2, alpha prime polypeptide a isoform X2, encoding MPAMPGPAASKARVYADVNTQKSKEYWDYEAHVPSWSNQDDYQLVRKLGRGKYSEVFEAININSNDRVVVKILKPVKKKKIKREIKILENLRGGTNIIRLVDTVKDPVSRTPALVFECINNTDFKDLYQRLTDFDIRFYLYELLKALNYSHSMGIMHRDVKPHNVMIDHQMRKLRLIDWGLAEFYHPAQEYNVRVASRSYKGPELLVDYQMYDYSLDMWSLGCMLASMIFQKEPFFHGQDNYDQLVRIAKVLGTEELYSYLNKYHIDLDTRFKDLLGQQTRKRWEHFVQPENQHLVSSEALDLLDKLLRYDHQQRLTAQEAMEHPYFCLQMTDIFCFKNKSTV